In a single window of the Labeo rohita strain BAU-BD-2019 chromosome 23, IGBB_LRoh.1.0, whole genome shotgun sequence genome:
- the lima1a gene encoding LIM domain and actin-binding protein 1a — MAVSSFNRGQWASQSLRVTAKELSIVGGRGKNTAIAERFSKYQKAAEETSSDKKKSPEKSTPSLRNGNLSALKQLWEQPAETPTSPEPKTLSRQQEYHQRQPLEIGVNTSLESTDVQLIDDTESQLLSDSEQPMEKWTQKDVPIEKPTVPLNSLKMMFEKGEPLHNNESGKAGDGGSENMEPGDKESLDSGVKMVESTPLRDRMAMYQAAVTKLDFPSSPTSEPADNEVRSHSGKQKENVPPLSADVGSESNTMKSPSSDRNGSVISPEQNQPKAVRKFRLPVRETCVMCLKTVYPLEKLVANQQIYHNTCFRCAYCNTKLSLVNYASLHNNVYCKPHFCQLFKAKGNYDEGFGHRPHKELWEAQKEGTEEQVKLSPQETTSSPTVEESPLVKVNVLAATLETRTQASSERVEKPLETGRLKISWPPQSEGDESATHVSGTTDGCGIKPIRPKWPPEGDTVSSNSDQSDLPKIRRSVSLKERSKPFSIFSSPPVTQPSKICQRSPSNEKPSSEEEMSPVSSTSDTVISSEDMTEINQSEEEDQGETKEEDNEEKMEQEEKLEAQEEELSSLKCSSPDNSPSLSPVSESGLDPEKNQASQDVGFWDGEEAEEDRADVSVEDLIKRNRHYYDDDEDDVV, encoded by the exons ATGGCAGTCAGTTCATTTAATCGTGGGCAATGGGCCTCACAGTCCTTACGTGTTACAGCAAAGGAGCTCTCCATTGTTGGCGGGCGAGGCAAAAACACGGCCATCGCTGAGCGATTTTCCAA GTACCAGAAGGCAGCAGAAGAAACAAGTTCagacaagaaaaaa TCTCCAGAGAAGTCGACTCCTTCCCTGCGCAACGGCAATCTGAGTGCCCTGAAGCAGCTCTGGGAACAACCGGCTGAAACGCCTACATCTCCAGAACCCAAAACACTTTCCAGACAGCAGGAGTACCATCAGCGACAGCCTTTAGAGATTGGTGTTAACACCTCACTGGAGTCCACAGACGTCCAGCTTATTGACGACACAGAGAGCCAGTTGTTGAGCGACAGTGAGCAGCCAATGGAGAAGTGGACGCAAAAAGATGTGCCCATTGAAAAGCCCACAGTGCCTCTCAACAGCCTGAAGATGATGTTTGAGAAAGGAGAGCCCCTTCACAATAAT GAGTCTGGGAAAGCAGGAGACGGTGGATCCGAGAATATGGAACCAGGAGATAAAG AAAGTCTTGACTCTGGAGTCAAAATGGTGGAGTCCACCCCTCTCAGGGACCGAATGGCCATGTACCAGGCAGCTGTGACTAAGCTCGATTTCCCTTCCTCCCCCACT AGTGAACCAGCAGACAATGAAGTCCGCAGTCACAGTGGGAAGCAGAAGGAAAATGTGCCACCATTGTCTGCTGATGTG GGCTCTGAATCCAACACTATGAAAAGTCCCAGTTCAGACAGGAATG GCTCTGTTATAAGTCCTGAACAAAACCAGCCTAAAGCTGTTAGG AAGTTCCGTTTGCCTGTCCGTGAAACCTGCGTGATGTGCCTTAAGACCGTGTACCCGCTAGAGAAACTTGTAGCGAATCAGCAGATTTACCACAACACCTGCTTCCGCTGTGCCTACTGCAACACCAAACTCAG TCTGGTGAACTACGCCTCTTTGCACAACAACGTCTACTGCAAGCCGCACTTCTGCCAGCTGTTTAAAGCCAAGGGCAACTATGATGAGGGTTTCGGCCACCGACCCCACAAAGAGCTTTGGGAGGCGCAAAAAGAAGGAACTGAAGAGCAAGTGAAGCTGTCACCTCAAGAAACCACCTCCAGCCCAACAGTAGAGGAGTCTCCATTGGTAAAAGTTAACGTGCTTGCGGCCACTTTAGAGACCCGAACCCAGGCCTCCTCTGAGAGGGTGGAGAAGCCACTGGAGACGGGACGACTCAAGATATCCTGGCCACCTCAGTCAGAAGGGGATGAGAGCGCAACCCATGTGTCTGGAACTACTGACGGCTGTGGCATTAAACCCATCCGCCCGAAATGGCCTCCAGAGGGCGATACGGTATCAAGCAACTCAGACCAGTCTGACCTCCCAAAGATTCGCAGGAGCGTCTCACTCAAGGAGAGAAGCAAGCCGTTTTCCATCTTCAGCTCTCCGCCGGTCACCCAACCCAGCAAAATTTGCCAAAGATCTCCTTCAAATGAGAAGCCAAGTTCAGAGGAGGAAATGTCACCTGTTTCTTCCACCAGCGATACGGTGATCTCCTCCGAAGACATGACTGaaatcaaccaatcagaagaGGAGGATCAGGGTGAAACCAAGGAGGAAGACAATGAGGAAAAGATGGAACAAGAGGAGAAACTGGAAGCACAAGAAGAGGAGCTTTcttctctaaaatgcagctcaCCAGACAACAGTCCTTCACTGTCACCTGTGAGCGAGTCTGGGTTGGATCCTGAAAAGAACCAGGCCTCACAAGATGTGGGCTTTTGGGATGGAGAAGAAGCTGAGGAAGACAGAGCTGATGTCTCTGTGGAGGACCTCATTAAGAGGAACCGCCATTACTACGATGACGATGAAGACGATGTGGTCTGA